The Phyllopteryx taeniolatus isolate TA_2022b chromosome 17, UOR_Ptae_1.2, whole genome shotgun sequence genome window below encodes:
- the tcerg1b gene encoding transcription elongation regulator 1 isoform X4, producing the protein MADQADSEVIGFSDNRMAQQAVRFHGPGPAPVPAASAAAAAAQTPVLRGPPPLLRPPPPPFGMMRGPPPTRPPFPRPPFDPSMPPIPPPGGMPPPMGPPHLQRPPFLPPPMGNLPPPPGMLFPPGMPPVPTSGSPAVNLTEEIWVENKTPEGKAYYYNARTRESAWTKPEGVKIIQQAELNPLLVAGAGTAAATAGTGVGAVSAGGATAAGSGGINTTAGAAVSPVTAPSSAPARTLSSSPECTTTLAPSVTIAANAVADLAPAASSSAAVSTVSVVTVSTVPSTVTAVQTVPLLPATLPHSVAQPTAAIPAFPPVMVPPFRVPLPGMHIPLPGMLPSMGPSLVSMMHPQLALSAAPASVAAALQLPEWSEYKTVDGKTYYYNNRTLESTWEKPQAVLDREREAEKAKERLAQEEAEAMEMEEEENKILNMNNEKQERKEEDMSEEEKAAQKARPVATNPIPGTPWCVVWTGDERVFFYNPTTRLSMWDRPDELVGRADVDKHIQEPPHKRGLDDARRTVFSKEDSELALATDDAHDEEPSKAKKRKKEDVSEADSEKEAVMEAELRAARERAVVPLESRMTQFKDMLLERGVSAFSTWDKELHKIVFDPRYLLLNPKERKQVFDQYVKTRAEEERKEKKNKLMQAKDEFRKMMDGAKLTARTTFSEFAVKHGRDPRFKSIDKMKDREAIFVEHMTALRKRDKDDSKSRGEKVRQDFFEMLSDQHVEGGQRWSKVKERMETDPRYKAVDSSALREEFFKQYLDKQAKSLDLEKERELERQARIEASLREREREVQKARSEQTKEIDREREQHKREEAIQHFKALMSDMVRSPDATWSDTRRNLRKDHRWESASLLEREEKEKLFNDHVEALAKKKKEHFRQLLDETTTITLTTTWKEVKKVIKEDPRCIKFSSSDRKRQREFEDYIKDKYITAKADFRTLLKETKFITYRSRKLIQESEQHLKDVEKILQNDKRYLVLECVPEERRKLIMFYIEDLDRRGPPPPPTASEPTRRSTK; encoded by the exons ATGGCGGACCAGGCAGACAGCGAAGTGATCGGATTCAGCGACAACAG AATGGCCCAGCAGGCCGTGCGGTTCCACGGACCCGGACCGGCGCCCGTGCCCGCCGCCTCTGCCGCGGCGGCCGCCGCCCAGACGCCTGTGTTGCGCGGCCCGCCGCCTCTACTCaggccgccgccgccccccTTTGGAATGATGAGGGGGCCGCCGCCGACTCGCCCCCCGTTTCCGCGGCCACCCTTTGACCCCAGCATGCCCCCCATCCCGCCACCGGGAGGCATGCCGCCCCCCATGGGACCGCCTCACCTGCAG AGACCCCCGTTTCTTCCACCTCCCATGGGCAACCTTCCGCCCCCTCCAGGGATGCTCTTCCCTCCTGGGATGCCCCCAGTTCCGACTTCCGGAAGCCCCGCGGTGAACTTGACCGAGGAGATCTGGGTCGAGAACAAGACGCCCGAGGGGAAA GCTTATTACTACAACGCTCGCACCAGAGAGTCGGCATGGACCAAACCGGAGGGCGTGAAAATCATCCAGCAGGCAGAGCTCAACCCTCTACTGGTGGCCGGGGCCGGCACCGCCGCGGCCACAGCGGGCACCGGCGTCGGGGCCGTCAGCGCGGGGGGCGCCACGGCCGCCGGCTCCGGCGGCATCAATACCACGGCCGGCGCGGCCGTCTCGCCCGTCACTGCCCCATCCAGCGCCCCCGCCCGCACGCTGAGCTCCAGTCCGGAATGCACCACCACCTTGGCACCCTCTGTCACCATAGCAG CCAACGCGGTAGCCGACCTCGCCCCCGCGGCCAGCTCGTCCGCGGCCGTGTCTACGGTCAGCGTGGTGACGGTGTCCACGGTGCCCTCCACTGTCACGGCGGTGCAGACGGTCCCGCTGCTGCCCGCCACCCTGCCTCATAGCGTGGCCCAGCCCACCGCCGCCATCCCCGCCTTCCCGCCCGTCATGGTGCCACCCTTCCGTGTGCCCCTGCCGGGCATGCACATCCCTCTGCCAG GAATGCTGCCCAGCATGGGCCCGTCGCTGGTGTCCATGATGCACCCTCAGTTGGCGTTGTCGGCGGCGCCCGCCTCCGTGGCCGCCGCGCTGCAACTGCCCGAGTGGTCCGAGTACAAGACGGTAGACGGCAAGACGTACTACTACAACAACCGCACCCTGGAGTCCACCTGGGAGAAGCCGCAGGCCGTGCTGGACAGAG aaAGAGAAGCAGAGAAGGCCAAGGAGCGTCTGGCGCAGGAGGAAGCGGAGGCCATGGagatggaggaagaggagaacaaAATCCTCAACATGAACAATGAAAAGCAG GAGCGCAAAGAAGAAGATATGAGCGAAGAAGAGAAGGCGGCCCAGAAAGCTCGCCCGGTGGCCACCAATCCCATCCCGGGCACGCCGTGGTGCGTGGTGTGGACGGGCGACGAGCGCGTCTTCTTCTACAACCCTACCACGCGCCTGTCCATGTGGGACCGGCCCGACGAGCTGGTGGGCCGCGCCGACgtcgacaaacacatccaggaGCCCCCGCACAAGCGGGGCCTCGACGACGCCAGAAGGACAG tTTTCAGCAAGGAGGATAGCGAGCTGGCCCTCGCCACGGACGACGCTCACGATGAGGAGCCCTCCAAAGCCAAGAAGAGAAA GAAGGAGGATGTGAGCGAAGCGGACTCTGAGAAGGAAGCGGTGATGGAAGCGGAGCTGAGGGCGGCCCGGGAGAGAGCCGTGGTCCCGCTCGAGTCCAGGATGACGCAGTTCAAAGACATGCTGCTGGAGAGAGGG gtGTCTGCTTTCTCCACGTGGGACAAAGAGCTTCACAAGATTGTCTTCGACCCTCGATACCTTCTGCTCAACCCCAAAGAACGCAAGCAG GTGTTCGACCAGTACGTGAAGACGAGAgcggaggaggagaggaaggagaagaagaacaagCTGATGCAGGCCAAAGACGAATTCAGGAAGATGATGGACGGCGCCAAGCTGACGGCCAG GACCACCTTCAGCGAGTTTGCCGTCAAGCACGGCCGAGACCCTCGCTTCAAGAGCATCGACAAGATGAAGGACAGGGAAGCCATCTTCGTGGAGCACATGACGGCCCTGCGGAAGAGGGACAAAGATGACTCCAAGTCCCGAGGGGAGAAG GTAAGGCAGGACTTCTTCGAGATGCTGAGCGACCAGCACGTGGAAGGCGGGCAGCGCTGGAGCAAAGTCAAGGAGAGGATGGAGACGGACCCCCGCTACAAGGCGGTGGACAGCTCCGCCCTCAGGGAGGAGTTCTTCAAGCAGTACCTGGACAAGCAGGCCAAG AGcctggacttggagaaggagcGTGAGCTGGAGCGTCAGGCGCGTATCGAGGCCAGCCTGAGGGAACGCGAGCGAGAGGTCCAGAAGGCCCGATCGGAACAGACCAAAGAGATAGACCGCGAGAGAGAGCAGCACAAGCGGGAAGAAGCCATCCAGCACTTCAAAGCGCTCATGTCCGACATG GTGCGCTCACCGGACGCGACGTGGTCGGACACGCGGCGGAACCTTCGCAAAGACCACCGCTGGGAGTCGGCGTCGCTGCTGGAGCgcgaggagaaggagaagcTCTTCAACGACCACGTGGAGGCGCtagccaagaagaagaaggagcaCTTCAGGCAGCTCCTGGACGAGACCACCACG ATCACGCTGACCACCACCTGGAAGGAGGTCAAGAAGGTCATCAAGGAGGACCCTCGATGTATCAAGTTCTCCTCCAGTGACAGA AAGCGACAGCGCGAGTTTGAGGACTACATCAAAGACAAATACATCACCGCCAAAGCCGACTTCAGAACCCTCCTGAAGGAGACGAAATTCATCACGTACAG GTCCCGGAAGCTGATCCAGGAGTCGGAGCAGCACCTGAAAGACGTGGAGAAGATCCTGCAGAACGACAAGCGCTACCTGGTGCTGGAGTGCGTCCCCGAGGAACGCCGCAAGCTCATCATGTTCTACATCGAGGACCTGGACCGCCGCGgcccgccccctccccccaccgccTCGGAGCCCACGCGCCGCTCCACCAAGTGA